A stretch of Cyanobacterium sp. HL-69 DNA encodes these proteins:
- the def gene encoding peptide deformylase, producing the protein MREILQIGSPILRKVASPVENIHAPDIQDLVDLMLAMVFERNGVGLAAPQIGYSCRLIVVASHPNARYPHAPLMKPIAMINPEILSHSEDLIQGEEGCLSVRGKRGNVLRYGAIALKYYNRDGEEQKKEFDGFIARIVQHEIDHLNGILFVDHVQEALKTVTV; encoded by the coding sequence ATGAGAGAAATTTTACAAATTGGTAGTCCTATTTTGCGAAAAGTGGCTTCCCCTGTCGAAAATATTCATGCTCCTGACATACAAGATTTAGTAGATTTGATGTTGGCAATGGTATTTGAGAGGAATGGGGTGGGGTTGGCAGCCCCTCAAATTGGCTATTCTTGTCGGCTGATAGTGGTGGCTTCCCATCCTAATGCCCGTTATCCCCATGCACCGTTGATGAAACCTATCGCCATGATTAACCCTGAAATTCTTTCCCACTCCGAGGATTTAATACAAGGGGAGGAGGGTTGTTTGAGTGTGCGGGGTAAAAGGGGAAATGTATTACGCTATGGGGCGATCGCCCTTAAATACTACAATAGAGATGGAGAAGAACAAAAAAAAGAATTTGATGGTTTTATTGCTAGAATCGTACAACATGAAATAGATCACCTCAACGGAATCCTGTTTGTAGATCACGTCCAAGAAGCCCTTAAAACCGTCACCGTTTAA
- a CDS encoding Rrf2 family transcriptional regulator: protein MKLTTKGHYAVKALLDLSLQPNFKPTSVRAIALRQDIPAPYLEKILIKIRHAGLINSVRGSQGGYQLAYETDQISLGQILEAVGENLESMPLGINNQNTSTDWVTVALWRKLNQKIKQAIYSITLADLYYDARSRQASQGEENNFIV from the coding sequence ATGAAGTTAACTACTAAGGGACATTATGCGGTTAAGGCTTTATTAGATCTTAGTTTACAACCTAATTTTAAACCTACTTCTGTAAGGGCGATCGCCCTTCGCCAAGATATACCAGCACCTTATTTAGAAAAGATATTAATAAAAATTCGTCACGCAGGACTAATAAATTCGGTACGAGGATCCCAAGGAGGCTATCAATTAGCCTATGAAACTGACCAAATATCCCTCGGGCAAATACTAGAAGCAGTGGGGGAAAATTTAGAATCAATGCCTTTAGGTATTAATAACCAAAACACCTCTACAGACTGGGTTACCGTGGCTTTATGGCGTAAATTAAACCAAAAAATAAAACAGGCAATTTATAGTATAACTTTAGCAGATTTGTATTATGATGCGCGTAGTCGTCAAGCTTCTCAAGGAGAAGAAAATAATTTTATCGTATAG
- a CDS encoding AbrB family transciptional regulator, which translates to MSKKPKALTGKELLKKVKKMGDASREEKAIECGYYTLSGKQKRVSMVKFLNALIEAEGISLDNDVTAEAKKRGRSANYRINVQSNGNLSIGKAYTEKMGLKPGDEFEVVLGRKNIHLKQVEEE; encoded by the coding sequence ATGTCAAAAAAACCAAAAGCATTAACCGGAAAAGAGCTACTAAAAAAAGTAAAAAAGATGGGTGACGCATCCCGGGAAGAAAAAGCCATTGAATGCGGTTATTACACTCTATCAGGGAAACAAAAAAGAGTAAGTATGGTGAAATTTCTTAATGCTCTCATCGAAGCAGAAGGCATTAGCCTCGATAACGATGTTACCGCCGAAGCAAAAAAAAGAGGCAGAAGTGCGAACTATCGCATTAATGTACAATCCAACGGTAACTTATCCATCGGTAAAGCCTACACCGAAAAAATGGGATTAAAGCCAGGAGATGAATTTGAAGTAGTATTGGGGCGTAAAAATATTCACCTCAAACAGGTAGAGGAAGAATAA
- a CDS encoding glycoside/pentoside/hexuronide:cation symporter, GPH family: MVASTNKTEKLAFTTKLAFGAGDVGTALSANLLIFFLLPFFTNVAGLSPSVAGSILMIGKISDAINDPIIGMSSDRTSTPWGRRIPWMILGAVPFVVFFFLMWVVPNFSDNPRTNSIYLFIYYMVVAIAFHICYTSVNLPYQALTPELTKDYNERTNLNSFRFSFSIGASIFSLILAGIIFDIYDGQDQEKYLILGFISSLIALVALLWCPLQLQERGKKPLLTRDKRKNLGFLLIIIATVLAIFATLNIVNNTSPQDIFEGIIFLFFTIMLSAMAWTFITGKTEEHLLIPEEIKDNQSQEQIPFFRQLKIVFSNKPFLFVIGIYLCSWLAVQLTASILLFFVVNWMGLPESAFPQVAIAVQGTALVMLFGWQIVSKKLDKKIVYFLGSAIWIIAQIGLFLIQPGQTALLYFLAILAGFGVSVAYLIPWSMIPDVIDLDELNTGKRREGIFYGFMVLLQKFGLALGLFLVGIALDASGFVRTIPGEAIPTQPSSALLAIRLVVSVLPAIVLVIGVILAYFYPITREYHSQIRLKLDQRNS; this comes from the coding sequence ATGGTTGCATCAACAAATAAGACGGAAAAGTTAGCATTTACTACTAAGTTAGCATTTGGGGCGGGGGATGTTGGCACTGCTTTATCGGCTAATTTATTAATTTTTTTCTTGTTACCTTTTTTTACTAATGTGGCTGGTTTAAGCCCTAGTGTGGCCGGTAGTATTTTGATGATTGGCAAGATTAGTGATGCTATTAATGATCCTATTATAGGTATGTCGAGCGATCGCACCTCAACCCCTTGGGGCCGTCGTATTCCTTGGATGATATTAGGGGCAGTGCCTTTTGTCGTCTTCTTTTTCTTGATGTGGGTAGTACCCAATTTTAGTGATAACCCTCGCACTAACAGCATTTACCTATTTATATATTATATGGTAGTGGCGATCGCCTTTCACATTTGCTACACTTCCGTTAATTTACCCTATCAAGCCCTCACCCCAGAATTAACAAAAGACTATAACGAGCGCACCAATTTAAATAGTTTTCGCTTCAGTTTTTCCATAGGTGCTAGTATTTTCTCTCTAATTTTAGCAGGAATAATTTTTGATATTTATGATGGACAAGACCAAGAAAAATATCTAATTTTAGGTTTTATATCGAGCCTTATTGCCCTAGTGGCTTTGTTATGGTGTCCCTTACAACTACAAGAAAGAGGGAAAAAACCATTATTAACTAGAGATAAACGCAAAAATCTAGGATTTTTATTAATTATAATCGCCACAGTTTTAGCTATCTTTGCGACTCTAAATATTGTCAATAATACTAGCCCTCAAGATATTTTTGAAGGAATAATATTTTTGTTTTTTACTATTATGTTAAGTGCCATGGCGTGGACATTTATCACAGGTAAAACCGAAGAACATTTACTCATTCCAGAAGAAATTAAAGATAATCAAAGTCAAGAGCAAATTCCCTTTTTTCGCCAACTGAAAATCGTATTTAGTAATAAACCATTTCTATTCGTTATCGGTATCTATCTTTGTTCATGGTTAGCCGTGCAACTCACCGCCTCCATATTGCTCTTTTTCGTGGTTAATTGGATGGGATTGCCCGAAAGTGCTTTTCCTCAAGTGGCGATCGCAGTTCAAGGTACAGCCTTAGTAATGTTATTTGGGTGGCAAATAGTCAGTAAAAAACTAGATAAAAAGATTGTGTATTTCCTTGGATCAGCCATTTGGATTATAGCTCAAATAGGGTTATTTCTCATTCAACCCGGGCAAACAGCCTTATTATATTTCCTCGCCATCCTAGCGGGTTTTGGAGTATCTGTGGCTTATCTTATCCCTTGGTCAATGATACCTGATGTTATTGACCTTGACGAACTAAACACAGGCAAAAGACGAGAAGGTATTTTTTATGGCTTCATGGTATTGTTACAAAAATTTGGATTAGCCTTGGGCTTATTCCTCGTGGGTATCGCCCTAGACGCATCAGGATTTGTGCGCACCATCCCGGGGGAAGCAATTCCCACCCAACCCTCTTCGGCTCTTCTTGCCATCCGTCTAGTGGTTTCCGTGTTACCCGCTATCGTATTAGTTATAGGGGTAATTCTTGCCTATTTTTATCCCATTACCAGAGAATATCACAGTCAAATAAGACTAAAGTTAGATCAAAGAAACTCATAA
- the lptC gene encoding ABC-type lipopolysacccharide export system substrate-binding component LptC, translating to MYRKIVILLTILLISGCQNQNQSLDNNAENSNQEVQSGIILSDATIEQSNNDGENFWRLKVGKVTYSEDNKNAIIEDITANLLQNGEIVLKISAENGEVLNDGEEINLMGEIIAFDTRNDMEVRGEKLNWKPEQNYFTLQENIEIIHEQIRLVTQEAEYNTATQVLQLNQEITANTSEPQLKILADALVWQVEQGIISTELPFTITRYEDEQVTDTLSASVAEMDLNNSILIVENNIEYQSLNPPLQGATSAMRWDYDQRIIETDKMIRLVEVDEDITMTANQGRIDLTENKVYLSRQIFGESVSNQGKLYADSVIWNLDDQNIDAQGNVVYQQVNPVVNFRGDRAQGRLQDNQVVVTGQGDNRVVTTIYP from the coding sequence ATGTACCGAAAAATAGTTATTCTTCTTACCATTCTCCTCATCAGCGGCTGTCAAAATCAAAATCAATCCCTCGACAATAACGCCGAAAATAGTAATCAAGAAGTGCAATCAGGCATTATCCTAAGCGATGCCACCATAGAACAATCCAACAACGACGGGGAAAACTTTTGGCGATTAAAAGTAGGCAAGGTTACTTACTCCGAAGATAACAAAAATGCCATTATCGAAGACATTACCGCCAATCTGTTACAAAATGGAGAAATCGTCCTCAAAATTAGTGCCGAAAATGGAGAAGTGCTCAATGACGGCGAAGAAATAAACCTCATGGGGGAAATTATAGCCTTTGATACCCGTAATGACATGGAAGTCCGAGGAGAAAAATTGAATTGGAAACCAGAACAAAATTACTTTACCCTCCAAGAAAATATCGAAATAATCCACGAACAAATTAGACTAGTTACCCAAGAAGCAGAATATAACACCGCCACCCAAGTATTACAACTAAACCAAGAAATTACCGCCAATACCTCTGAACCCCAATTAAAAATCCTCGCCGATGCCCTTGTATGGCAAGTGGAACAGGGTATAATTAGTACAGAATTACCATTTACTATTACCCGTTATGAAGATGAGCAGGTGACGGACACCCTCAGCGCCAGTGTGGCAGAAATGGATCTCAATAACAGTATTTTGATAGTAGAAAATAACATCGAATATCAATCCCTAAACCCCCCCCTACAGGGTGCCACCAGTGCCATGCGTTGGGATTATGACCAAAGAATTATCGAAACCGATAAAATGATTCGCCTAGTGGAAGTGGATGAGGACATCACCATGACAGCAAATCAAGGCAGGATTGACTTAACGGAAAATAAGGTTTATCTGAGTCGGCAAATTTTTGGAGAATCCGTGAGTAATCAAGGGAAGTTATATGCTGATAGTGTGATATGGAATTTGGATGACCAAAATATTGATGCTCAAGGCAATGTAGTTTATCAACAGGTTAATCCCGTGGTCAATTTTCGGGGAGATAGGGCGCAGGGGAGACTACAAGATAATCAAGTGGTGGTTACTGGGCAGGGAGATAATAGGGTTGTTACAACTATTTATCCTTAA
- the dprA gene encoding DNA protecting protein DprA yields MINNREKKYWLAWSNIKGLGATSIRKIDQTFDSLETAWQVSSQELLRVDGIGKKLSETIDQQRRKIDPDTLFQQHIEKNPFFWSPSDNLYPHLLLEIPSPPTILYYQGKVIEKENNGTIPMIGIVGTRKPTEHGRRWTYNISKALAQKGFIIVSGLAEGIDAVAHRACLDAGGRTIAVLGNGLDRVYPPSNRDLMREIAQKGLIMTEYAYGSRPEKGNFPARNRIVAGLCRAVLVMEAPEKSGALITASYATEFNRDVYTLPNTPDNSQARGCLRLIHKGAEIIVTAEELLSSLGSIPSLDQPQQLSLFEQSLEKSLDVLVSSPTPLPPIQPNLTPPLSIVYGAIAPEPTSLDIIVTKTQMPTAQVSGILLQLELDGLITQLPGMKYKKTMDN; encoded by the coding sequence ATGATTAATAACCGAGAAAAAAAGTATTGGTTGGCATGGTCAAATATCAAAGGATTAGGAGCAACATCTATTAGAAAAATAGATCAAACTTTTGATAGTTTAGAAACAGCTTGGCAAGTTTCTTCTCAAGAATTATTAAGGGTGGATGGCATCGGTAAAAAACTTAGTGAAACTATCGATCAACAAAGAAGAAAAATTGACCCTGATACCCTTTTTCAACAACACATTGAAAAGAATCCTTTTTTTTGGAGTCCTAGCGACAATTTATACCCCCATTTATTATTAGAAATTCCTAGTCCTCCCACTATTCTTTATTACCAAGGGAAAGTAATTGAAAAAGAAAATAATGGCACTATACCGATGATAGGTATTGTCGGCACTCGTAAACCCACCGAACACGGTCGTCGCTGGACTTATAATATTAGTAAGGCATTGGCTCAAAAGGGTTTTATCATCGTGTCAGGGTTAGCTGAGGGGATTGATGCGGTGGCCCATCGTGCTTGTTTGGATGCAGGAGGAAGAACTATTGCGGTGTTGGGTAATGGATTAGATCGAGTTTATCCCCCTAGTAATCGTGACTTGATGAGGGAGATTGCCCAAAAGGGTTTAATTATGACGGAATATGCCTATGGTAGTCGCCCTGAAAAGGGAAATTTTCCTGCTCGTAATCGTATTGTGGCGGGGTTGTGTCGAGCGGTGTTGGTGATGGAAGCCCCAGAAAAGTCGGGGGCTTTGATTACGGCTAGTTATGCTACGGAGTTTAATCGGGATGTTTATACCTTGCCTAATACCCCTGATAATTCTCAGGCGAGGGGTTGTTTAAGGTTGATTCATAAGGGGGCAGAAATAATCGTCACGGCAGAGGAATTATTATCTAGTTTGGGGAGTATTCCTAGTTTAGACCAACCGCAACAGTTATCGTTATTTGAGCAAAGTTTGGAGAAGTCTTTGGATGTTTTGGTTTCTAGCCCTACACCTTTACCACCCATACAACCTAATTTAACTCCTCCTTTGAGTATAGTGTATGGGGCGATCGCCCCTGAACCGACATCCTTAGATATTATTGTTACAAAAACTCAAATGCCCACCGCCCAAGTATCAGGGATTTTATTACAACTAGAATTAGATGGACTAATTACCCAATTGCCTGGTATGAAATACAAAAAAACAATGGATAATTGA
- the scpB gene encoding segregation and condensation protein B yields MGTEYNNSNLVTQIEAILYLKGKPTTCEEIGELTQAEEEAIESALIKLMSDYAHRPDSALEVVETPAGYALQLRNCCQNLLENLVPADLNTATLRTLAAIALTNPILQSDLITVRGSGAYQHVQELLELGFVRKRPQAEGRSYWLEITDKFHQYFEIDQLPT; encoded by the coding sequence ATGGGAACAGAATATAACAATTCTAATTTAGTAACTCAAATAGAAGCGATACTCTATCTTAAAGGGAAACCAACCACCTGTGAAGAAATAGGAGAATTAACCCAAGCCGAGGAAGAAGCCATCGAATCCGCCCTCATCAAATTGATGTCCGACTATGCCCACCGCCCTGACAGTGCCTTAGAAGTGGTAGAAACCCCCGCAGGATATGCCTTACAACTGCGTAACTGTTGCCAAAATTTGCTCGAAAACCTGGTCCCTGCTGACCTCAATACCGCCACTCTGAGGACTTTAGCTGCGATCGCCCTTACCAATCCTATCCTACAAAGTGACCTAATTACTGTACGCGGTAGCGGGGCTTATCAACACGTCCAAGAACTGCTAGAATTAGGTTTTGTTCGTAAACGTCCTCAAGCAGAAGGACGCTCATATTGGTTAGAAATCACTGACAAATTTCATCAATATTTTGAAATTGACCAACTACCAACCTAA